The DNA window TTGGCGGTGACGACGGGTGTCAAGATCATGGTTCTCTACTTGTTGTTGGGGGCTGGTTTGACGCTGACCGGGGGATGGGCAGCGGCGGCGACGGCGGTGCCCTCGGGGCCAGAGCCTGCTGTTGATGCGCTCGACATCGCGGCATCGTCCGTGCTGCTGCTCATGATCTGCTGGAACGCGCCCAAGTTCACCGCTGGGATTCTCGGTGGGACGCCAGCCTTCACCGGTGGTGACGCTGTCGGTACGGCGGGCGCGCTCGCCCAGGGAGCACTCCTCGCAGGGACAGCTATCGCAGGCGGAGTGGCGCTTGGCTCCAAGATGTTTGCGGCCGGGGGATCGATGTCCGCCGGACAAGCCGCAGGAATGGGCGGCGGTGGATCTTCGGGAGGCGGAAGTGGCGGTGGATCGGGAAGTCCCGCGCCTTCGGGGGGAGGTTCCGGACCGCAGGTGAGCCCTCCATCGAATGGTGGCGCTGACAGTCCGACTCCGCCGTCTTCCACGCAAGCGTCGTCTTCCTCTAGTTCGTCAGCGGGGCTTGCGGACGGGAGCAAGCGCGTGGCACGTGGACTTGTTCGGGGGACAGCTTTCGTCCGCGCGACGCAGGGCGCAATCCCTCCTGATCATGCACCACATGTTACTCCACCGCCGTTGAATCATTCAGGAGATTCAGAATAATCATGCCAACCTCTGTCGATGCCCAAGTTTCGCTCAGTTCCAGCCCCTATCTTGACGCCCGGAAAGAATGGGACGAGAGATATGGAAGTCTGATCACGCGCGCCAACAACTGGCGACGCGCTGCGTTCCTCGCACTGTTGATTGCTCTTCTCCAAACCGGAGGATTGATCGCGTTGGCGCTGAAGAACAAGGTAGTTCCATACGTAGTGGCGATCGACAACCTTGGTCGCATGATGGCATCAGGGCCGGCGGATCAAACGACGGCGGCGGACGACAAGTTGAAGCGTGCGGCGCTCTTTCACTGGGTCAGCGACCTTCGGATGGTAACGATTGACGGCGTGGCGCAGCGGAAGGCCATTGACCGGGTTTACACGATGATCGCGAGTGGCAGTCCAGCGCAGGTGGAGGTGGGGGATTTCTATCGATTGGCTCCTCCTCATGTGCGTGCGCAACTTCGGACTGTTGATGTTGAGGTAAAAGCCGCTTTTGCGACGAGTGAGAAGACCTACCAGGTGGAGTGGTCCGAGACGATCCGGGGGCTGTCGGGCCAGGTTGAGGGGGAAGAGCGGTGGAAGGGCTCTTTTACAATCGCTGTAAATCCTCCCTCTAACGAACGTCTCATTCGATTGAATCCGCTCGGAATCTATGTGACGAACCTCAGTTGGTCGCGAGTACTGTAGGCAGATCGGAAGGGGAGCTGCATGAAAATCATCTTGGTGTGTTTCGTGATTGTTGGTGGACTGATCTGGGGGCAGCAAGCGCCGATTGAGTTGAAGCGGAGACCGCCAGATGGAGTGCCGCTACCGGAGAAGTACCCATTCGATCAGCTCATACAATCGCTCGATGTTCCTCCATCTCCGCCTCCGGCCAATGCACGGGCGAGCATTGGTCCCGGTGAGTCTACTACGCGTACAGAGCTTCCGAAGGACTTCAATCCAGCTCGGGAAGTCGCGTTGCCGAAGTCCGCGCAAGAGGCGCTTGCTGTGGGACAAGCATGGATGAAGGAAGCCAGTCCGCCAGCGCCAGGGAAGGATGGGCGTGTGCTCTACACGTATGGTGCGGGTTTACCCACTGTCGTTTGCGCGCCCTTGCGAGTGTGCATTATTGAGCTTGAGGCCGGGGAGCACTTGGTGGGAGAACCTCACATCGGCGACGCGGTCCGATGGACCATCGCCGCCGCGAGTGTCGGACAGGGTGATGGAGTGACTCCGCTGATCGTTCTCAAGCCGAAGCAAGTGGGACTCGATACGAATCTATTGTTGACGACTGATCGCCGGGCATACTATCTGCGGCTCATCTCGAAGCCAGAAGAGTACTTGGCTAGAGTCGCTTTTGCATATCCAGAAGATGAGCTTCGCAAGTGGAAGTTGCATCTGGCGAAGGAGGAGCAGCGACTTAAGGCGGAGAGGGAAGATGCGTCGGTGTCGCCAGTCTCGTCGTTGGAGAATCTCTACTTCGAGTACAGGATCGAGAGTCGAAATCCCCATATTCGGCCTGTTCGAGTGGTCGATGATGGCAAAAAGACGTTCATTCAGATGACTCCTGAGGCTGCGAATCGAGAGGCCCCTGTGCTGGTTGTGATTGGGGCTGATGGGGCTGAGATGGTGAACTATCGAGTGAAGGGCGAGATGTACATCGTTGATCGACTCTTCGAGCGAGGCGCACTGATTCTCGGTGTGGGCAAGGCGGCGCAACGGGCGGAGATCATTCGAGGGACATATCGAGGAAAGCTAAAGCCGCAGAAGGCGCTTGATGCGAATTTTGGGAAGCAAGGAGGCTCAAGGTGAATCCGGTAAAAGAGATCGAGTCGCCATCCGGGCTCGACTTGCATCCGGAACCTCCGTCGCCAGTTCGCCTGAGTAAGCGAGCTGGAATGGTCGCGCTCCTGATTGTGTTTGTTGTGGTTGGGCTGATCGGATACGGAATCTATACGCGTGGACAGAAGCAGTTCCAGGTGGGGTCGGCAACAGAGGAGTTGCGAGGAATTACTGCTGCATCGGATGCCGGTAAGCTTGTCGCTGCACAAGTTCCAGACCGCCCAGGCGCTTCGACCTTGGCTCCTCCTAATGACGAGACGCCAAGTGATGCGATGGCTCCACTCACAATGTCACCGCAGTCGGGTTCACAGAGCTATAATCCCGTGATTGCGCATCCAGAAGCGTCGAACTCTCCTCAATACAGGGAGCCTAGCCTTGAAGAGAAACGCTTGTTGTCCGCATATGAGCGCGAGCAAGAAGCCATCAATTCTCCAACTTCAGGGCGCGATGTGGCCAATGTCGGAAGTCAGTCACGCGGCTCGTTGCCTACGCCAGGAGGGGACATCGATCAAATTACGAAGCTGCTGGAAGCGGTGCGGGGACGATCTGCTCAGTCGAATGCTCCAACTCAAGCCCGCAGGGTGGTTTCAGGGGGAGCTAGTGATGAGCATGACGCGCAGGCCGCTCAGGACCGCAAAGAGGACTTCCTAGCTTCGGCTCGCAAGGCCGGGAAGAGCAGCTACTTAGAGTCGACTCGCGGCGCGGCAATCAGTCGCTATGAACTGAAGGCCGGCTGGGACATCCCCGCCGTCTTGGAGCAATCACTGAACTCGGATCTTCCTGGTGAGATCAAAGCTCTCGTTCGGGAGAATGTCTTCGATACAGCGACCGGTGGGTACTTGCTCATTCCGCAGGGTGCTCGTCTTGTCGGCATCTACGACTCGAGAGTGACTTACGGTCAGAGCGGTCTGCAGGTGGCGTGGAGTCGGATCATCTATCCAGATGCTTCTTCGATAGATCTCGAAGGCATGGTGGGGCAGGATGCCAAGGGGAATACAGGGCTGCGCTACGAGGTTGACAATCACTATAGAAGGCTCCTGGGCTTTGGGTTGCTCACGAGTTTATTCAGTGTGTCCTTTCAGCTTTCTCAGAGTCGGCGAGGTGGAATTCTCGGCTATCCTTCGGCTACAGAGGTTACGGGTAGCGCGGTTGGCAGGGAACTCTCTCAACTAGGATCTGACGTCACACGGAGGAACCTGAATGTTCCGCCTACGATCAAGGTACCGGTTGGCTATCGATTCAATGTCAGAGTCAACCGAGACATCGTTTTTGAAGGACCGTATCGCGCTGAGCGGCACTAGGGTAGTTCGAATGGGGCAGGGTAGGCTGCGCAGTAAGGGCTGTACAATTTGTCTAGAGTTTTACAAAGACAATGTCCGAACCCAAGAAGCCCGTCGTCCGCCTCGACCCTGTTAAGCCTCCGAGAAGGGTTGTCAAGAAGGTGATGCCCGCTCAGGATCCGATCATCAAGCTGGCGATTCGGCTGAATGAAGGTGTCAATGAGGCGTTGCGGACATTGATCCGGTATCGCGGAGATCTCTCGGTGATGGCGATCGAGGCGCTGCAGTCAATCGATCTGGCATCAGTCGCGCTTGTCAGTGTGGAAGAGAAGATGGTGCGAGACACGACGATCTCACTTCCGCGTCCACTTCACAAGAAGATCAAAAAGATCGCGGAAGATCGTGGCTCTTCCATGAACATCATCGTCAACACAGGACTCGCTTATTGGCTTGCGAGCAAGGGCTCGCTGAGTCTTCGCTAGGTGGGATGCGGTCATTTCTGCGGTAGGGGACGCTGAATGCATATCAATACTTCATCGGAGGAAGGGTTCGGGTTTTCGATAACGATTGCATAGACATCCCTCTGCGGAGCCTGGAACGAGAACTCGAACGACTCGACGTCGTTCATCTGCTGGATCAGTTCAATTTCCTCATTCTGGGAGTCGAGCCAGCGATCGTATTCTGTGTCGGTACACAGCCAAATCGAGATTAGCTCACTCGCACAGCCGGAGACGGTCATGGACTCTCCTCTTTCCATTTCAATTGCGTAAACGGAGGATTGCCCGGGTGCGATTTCTAACGCTTCGATGATGCAGTCTGGTGTAACAGCATTGGTGGAGTCCGGTATCTGTTTGGAAGGATCGGGATAAGGTAGGTCGTCTTGATGATTATGATCGGGGAGCATGTTTAGCCCTCTAACCGATAAGTCGCAAAGAAGGCTTGAAACCTGACTACTGAAAGAAGAAACTGAGATCTGCCGTATGAATCCGCAAGCATCATTGGACGCATCAACAGCGCTCCGGCTTCTCGATGAAGCAGGGCAGCTGCTTGACGAGCGCATTCAATTGATCTTCCGACCTCTAGGAACTTGTTGAAAAATACCCCTCTACCGCGAATATGATGGTATCTGGATGAGGATGTATTGAATCATTGCTCAAAATTGAACCTGCCCGCGCTCCCGCGATAGGCCGAAAACCATTGATTTTGGGCCATTTTCCGTCATTTAGGCACACTGCTCCTGCAGGGTTTTGACTCGAAGCAGATTGTAAGCTGCGGCTGTATAAGTGACCAGCCATCCGACCTTATCGATTCCCCGCAGCTTGATCTTTTTCAGTCCGCCCGTTTGCTTCATCCATCCGAAGGCCTTCTCTACAAG is part of the Bryobacter aggregatus MPL3 genome and encodes:
- a CDS encoding VirB8/TrbF family protein, giving the protein MPTSVDAQVSLSSSPYLDARKEWDERYGSLITRANNWRRAAFLALLIALLQTGGLIALALKNKVVPYVVAIDNLGRMMASGPADQTTAADDKLKRAALFHWVSDLRMVTIDGVAQRKAIDRVYTMIASGSPAQVEVGDFYRLAPPHVRAQLRTVDVEVKAAFATSEKTYQVEWSETIRGLSGQVEGEERWKGSFTIAVNPPSNERLIRLNPLGIYVTNLSWSRVL
- the trbG gene encoding P-type conjugative transfer protein TrbG; the encoded protein is MKIILVCFVIVGGLIWGQQAPIELKRRPPDGVPLPEKYPFDQLIQSLDVPPSPPPANARASIGPGESTTRTELPKDFNPAREVALPKSAQEALAVGQAWMKEASPPAPGKDGRVLYTYGAGLPTVVCAPLRVCIIELEAGEHLVGEPHIGDAVRWTIAAASVGQGDGVTPLIVLKPKQVGLDTNLLLTTDRRAYYLRLISKPEEYLARVAFAYPEDELRKWKLHLAKEEQRLKAEREDASVSPVSSLENLYFEYRIESRNPHIRPVRVVDDGKKTFIQMTPEAANREAPVLVVIGADGAEMVNYRVKGEMYIVDRLFERGALILGVGKAAQRAEIIRGTYRGKLKPQKALDANFGKQGGSR
- a CDS encoding TrbI/VirB10 family protein, with protein sequence MNPVKEIESPSGLDLHPEPPSPVRLSKRAGMVALLIVFVVVGLIGYGIYTRGQKQFQVGSATEELRGITAASDAGKLVAAQVPDRPGASTLAPPNDETPSDAMAPLTMSPQSGSQSYNPVIAHPEASNSPQYREPSLEEKRLLSAYEREQEAINSPTSGRDVANVGSQSRGSLPTPGGDIDQITKLLEAVRGRSAQSNAPTQARRVVSGGASDEHDAQAAQDRKEDFLASARKAGKSSYLESTRGAAISRYELKAGWDIPAVLEQSLNSDLPGEIKALVRENVFDTATGGYLLIPQGARLVGIYDSRVTYGQSGLQVAWSRIIYPDASSIDLEGMVGQDAKGNTGLRYEVDNHYRRLLGFGLLTSLFSVSFQLSQSRRGGILGYPSATEVTGSAVGRELSQLGSDVTRRNLNVPPTIKVPVGYRFNVRVNRDIVFEGPYRAERH
- the trbL gene encoding P-type conjugative transfer protein TrbL, translating into MTVARLIGTLALVGFVLCLLSDTALAQSSPSAMLDQYRSVRMSWLSVASGYAHRLFGILALIEFAWTAAILVLEKTDLQGWTAALIRKMMFIGAFFALLSFGGDWMPRIINSFQIIGQNASGLSSLAPTDVLVLGLNITGNLLSGAADSGWMGNFGAALALVFAALLAFLAFLGLTVQLVVTLVESYLVVGAGFIFLGFGGSRWTAPYVERYISLAVTTGVKIMVLYLLLGAGLTLTGGWAAAATAVPSGPEPAVDALDIAASSVLLLMICWNAPKFTAGILGGTPAFTGGDAVGTAGALAQGALLAGTAIAGGVALGSKMFAAGGSMSAGQAAGMGGGGSSGGGSGGGSGSPAPSGGGSGPQVSPPSNGGADSPTPPSSTQASSSSSSSAGLADGSKRVARGLVRGTAFVRATQGAIPPDHAPHVTPPPLNHSGDSE